The window CACCATAGCCACTCCACTCCATCGCATCGACGGCAAAAATGGCAGAAAGAATTTACGGAAAAGGATAAAGAAAGATTAAACCCAACAATTTTTTCCTCACAAAAAAGCATAAAAATCGTTTCTTTTACAGTATCGGAAAGGGGGTTCGGTGGTGGTGGGGGCGAGGACTGAGGAGGCACCAGAGAGATTCCGATTCTGACACCTAACAATTGACTGTCGGAGAAGACAGAGGGAAAGATTCCTCTTTCTCCTCCCCGAAGCGATTGAGGGGAGTAAAGTTTTTGCAGAGCTTGATTCAGCTGGAGAGACCGGAGAAGAGGGGAAATGGACGATGAGGTCGTGCAGCGAGTGTTACAAGAAGGCGGCAGGGACTACTTCCAACAGCAGCCCTCCacctcctcctcatcctcccccTCCATCCTCCAATCCCTCCCTCTCCATGTGGTAATTCTATAGACACCCGTTCATATGTCTATCCGTGAAATTCAGTTGTTGGGCTCCCGTTTCTGCCTTCAGTGACTAGGAATTAGGTGCGGATTTCGCAGCTGGGTCCCGGTTATGAACATCGAATATGAAACTTTCTTGCTGTATGTGTTCGCTGATTGAGGTGGAGTTGCTCAAAAAGTTTGTTTTATGCGGATAAATACCCAGCTTGCTCTTTTAAGCTAATGCTATCTTATTTTGAGCACAATAATTGATGACTTAGCAGATCAAATAGCTAACTGAGAGTTGATTGTGTGACGGGGAGGAATTCGGCtttaatatatgaatttctGGAAATGTATAAAAGTTGTTGTACTGGTTTCTGTAATTGGTGCATATGAATGATTAAGGATGTTTTACTCCCATAGTGGTGAGCAAGTGTGATTATTTTGTGTTGCGTAGGAGGACATTCTCCATTCTTGTTCTGTCTTCCTAATCCAAGACTCACAGTTACTTCTGTTGTAATGCTATTGGATTACTTAATTTGTGCTTCTTGCCTGATGAGTTCCGTGTAATTGTTGATGAGTATATTTTGATGTTGGGGTTGATGAAGTCATTTTGAAAGGTGTGAACTTTTGGATTATCTGCTGTTCTCAATGCACATTCACCATTCTCAATGTCAAAAAAAATGTTCCTTAAGAAGTGGCTTGAATGCATTCTCTGAATTTTCCCATCAACTCAAAACTGCTGGTTCTGTAATGATGCTACCTcactctccctccctcctccATCCATAGCTTAAATTCAAGTAAATTGTTTTCTAATGGTTTCTTGATCCCTGCCCTAGCTTCGGAAAACGGATACATATTTGGCCACATTCATTGCTGCTCTGTTTTTGTGCTTACTAGAAATATGTTTTAGAAAAACTAATGAGGGCTGCTTGTTGCTGAAATTTTTCCTGCAGTCCTTTGACCATGGGTATTATCTATTGGTGAAATCAATTCAAGAACTGAGGGAAAAGAAAGAGGGTATTGTTACTGTTGGCATTGGAGGTCCCAGTGGTTCCGGCAAAACAAGGTATCCTCACTATCAAGTACTGCTCccaaaataattattctatTGTCTATACCAGTATAAAGGGGATCGTGCTGAAATTTTGTTGTAGGATGTAAATTTGTCCAATTGAACTCTTCTAATTTGGGCAATTTGATGGCTATGAAGCTTAGCAGAGAAGGTGGCATCTGTGATTGGCTGTACTGTTATATCTATGGAGAATTATCGAGTTGGAGTGGATGAGGGAAATGATTTGGACTCCATTGATTTCAATGCATTAGTCCAAAATCTTGAGGTACAGTTTCCCAATTTTCATATTGCGGCCTTGTCATTCTTCTATGTAGTTTCCTTTTCCCCCTCCGTCCTCATAGAGGTTTTTATGCTGCATATAGGATCTGACAAGTGGGAAAGATATTTCAGTACCGATGTTTGATTTTCAGCAAAAAAGACGTATTggttcaaaaataataaagaatgCTTCTTCTAGTGTGGTAAGCACGGATAaccttattttcttcttttttagtACTTACTGAGGTAGAGTTTCTTCAAGACTGATTTCTGTCAAGTTTATTCCAGGTGATAGTTGATGGTACTTATGCTTTGCATGCAAGATTGCGGTCTCTGCTGGATATTCGAGTTGCTGTGGTAATTTGTGTTCTCTAGTTTCTGTCATCAAACCCGTATGGCCCCGTCTGTTTGTGGAGTGGAAAATATTCCATTCTACTtttattcaattcaacaacacaatcattacttttttatcttattcttCAATATAAAAGTAAATTCTCTCGCGAACTTTTTTTAACTACCATTTAATTCGactttttaatactaaattctctcaattattcattacttatccaacaattcaacaacgcaatcattattttttatcttcttcctcaatttaataataaattctcacataCACTTTTTCTAACCATTATTACAACAATATTCTTGGAGTGATGAATGAGTGCTAACTTGATCAGGTGGGTGGTGTTCACTTTAGTCTTCTCTCAAAAGTTCGATACGACATTGGAGATTCTTGTTCACTGGATTACCTAATTGACAGCATCTTTCCATTGTTCAGAAAGCACATTGAACCAGACCTTCATCATGCCCAGGTTGGTGATCTTGtactttgttttccttttgtatttcttttttgctttgaTACTGAGGTTCAGCTAAAATTTTGGAACTCTTCGGCAGATTAGAATCAACAATAGCTTTGTGTCGTCATTCAGAGAAGCAATTTACAAATTGAAATGCAGAGCTGAGGTTTGTTCTCGAGGTGTGATTTTGCTTTGTTATAGTGTTTCTATGAGCACATAACTTGGATTAATGATGTATCTGCTACTTTTTTAAAGTTTTCTAATGGGCAGAGGAACTGggtaaaaatcaataatttttattatggaTACCCATAATGCATTGGATTTGGACCATATTTGGTATAACcttatcttttttcttgtaATATGTTAATTGGTAATTCTACTTGTTTGGGTATGCATAAGTATGTAAATTGTGTTGCTTATCCATTTGTCCATAGATATATGAGTCGATTTATGTCTCTTTCAATTTTCGCATCTTCTTCTTGCTTTGAATCTAGTCTTTCCTTGATAATATCAGATGTTATCGGTATCGATGAGACAAATCCTAGATATAAGATCGGCATTTGTATATTTCATATGGTatgctttctttctttcaaacATTTTGCCTTCTTGAGAGGGAAAAGGTATAAAAATGTTCTTTAAAATATGCACAAAGTTGACTGGCAACAACCCATTATGAATAAAATTGTCAATTAGAAGGTATCTCCTTGATTATCATCTGCACATTCTGAACTGCCTCATCATCTAAAGGGCTTATAACAAAAATTATTGTCTTCCATGGCTTCACTTTCTGCTTATTTAATGTTGCAGCCTCCAGATATAATTGAGTCTGCTCGTGCTTTTCAAGGAAGTGAAGCTGAAACTGataagtaatgattgttttTTGAAAAGTCTTGCATCTTACATTTCAGTCCGGGTTATTATTCTAGTAGTAATTGTTGTGTTTTCCAGTTTTATCGAGATGTACCTTAGACCTCCCTCAGCAAGCGAGGAAGCAAGGATCAATGATTGGATAAAGGTTCGCCAGACTGGTATTAGATACTATCTTTCACTTGGTGACCAGAGGATCGTGGACAAGCATTTCATCATCAGACCTAAAGCAGAATTTGAGGTAAAATTGTGGTGATGGATTCGATAGTGTATTTGTGTGGACTATGACTAGTTAATTGAAGTGTTACAGCACAAAGATATAGTGGTATTCAACTTAAACCAAATAGAATGATTTAGTTCATTTGCGATTATACAGTAATAAAATCTCCATCTGTTCTTCTTTCCTATTAAATTACGTGTATATTTGGTTTTCAGTCTGTTAATTTGGTTGAATTAaatattatcatgattttgcTAGACTTCCTTTTGAGACTGATAAATGATGACTGTGTGAAATTTTCAGATGTATTATGATCTTTCatactattttttattaataaagtttttattatttgtgcTGAACAGTTTTCTGCATCTCTTCTATACTGAATAGGTTGGGCGGATGACACTTGGAGGCCTGCTAGCTCTGGGTTATAATGTTGTAGTTAGTTATAAAAGGGCATCTACTTGTTTCATTAATGGGAGTCTCTCACTGTCGCATGAGACAATTGATAGCCTCAGTGAAACGTTCATGGTGCTCCGAGGAACAAACAGGAAAGTAAGGACATCTCTATTAGACATTCTTATAACAATTTTTATCATTACTCAGTGCCCGCTTTTACTGATGCATGGCTTGTCCTATTGTAACTGGACTTGTTAATTGTTGGAAtgcttttttcatttttccatgAAAACTCCCTAGATGTCTCATCTTGATGCAtagagcattttttttttattttataaatcgTCTAATGGGTAAGGAGAGAAATGTCTCTTGGTTTTTGAAATCTTATCTAGACTTCCTGTTTGCACCACCATAATACATTTGCAGCAATTATGGTCAGTGAACGACATGACTGGCGATTGATATCAGCATGAATTATGCTTTCTGCACATCCCAATGCTTTGTGTTGAATGTCATTCATTACCTGATTCTCTGTAATATTCTTATGAAGTATGAAGAGGAGATTTTTGTACCTTTAGTTAGCTATTACTAGAGGCTCATACCTTACCATGATTCAAATTGAACCATTATGTCTCTGCTCTGGCAAAAAGCAAGCTTACAAGGAGGAATTATATTTCAGAATGAGTTTTTTTCTGTCACATACCGAATTCTCTCTTGTACtaaatattcatatacttgtaagtGGACCTGGATTCTTGTGTCGATGGTAGGCCATCCTATATTTCTTGGTTTACGGTGTCTGGAACAAGTTGAAAGTGGAGGAGTAATTGTATATGTTAAGTCTCGCAAAGCTCGTCCACCTTTTGCCATAAGTTTCAGTTTACATTAACCTTTTCTCCGTCAGCGTCAGTTGAATTTTGGGATTTACTGTAGCTTCTCTTACATATATGAATTCTCAAAATAGAGATGTGTTTGTAAAATGAGCTTTAATATGTCTTCTCCTATGTAAGTTCTGATCGTGATATTTGACGAAAAATAGGATATGTCTCGGGCTTTCAGTATGAAATATTGAGAGCTAGGAACCTGCATGAGTGGTACTTTATATCTTTTCCCTAGATTGGACTTCTTTGTTAGTTGCATTGCAAAATTCAACTTATTTTTGTTACTTTCACAATATGTAGGCAGTTGGGGCTGAAGCTTTGAGACTGGGTATTAGTGGACCATGGATCACAAAGTCATATCTGGAAATGATTCTCGAGACAAAAGGTAGAAACTCATCCAATGCCTGTTTCCCTGCTTATTCGACTTCTATCCTTCACATTACTCATTAGTTCTTTtcggcctttttttttttaaaaaaaaaatctgattGTAGGTGTGCCTCGCCTTAACACGCCTCCTCCTTTGTCAAGTATATCTACAAGTGGTAATCAAGAGAGGGCAATAGTTGCTCCAAAGCCAATTAGGGTAACTCCAAATCTTGTTACTCATTTAGAGGATCTGTCTCAACCTTGGACTCGATCTCCAACAAAATCTAAAATGGAACGAGTGGTAGAAACGTGGAAGTTCGTTTCATCTGACCCTTCACCAGCTAATAAGTTGGCTTTAGGTAAGTTCTTGAGGAGTTTGTAAAGTTTTTCTGTATCACCTTTTCTTTGTTGCAGCTGCATGGTAAGACTTCTCTCATGAAGCAACTGCAGATTCTTCATCTTTCAGGGATACTATGAAGCTTGCCCCAATGCCTGATTCATATGACCTGGACAGAGGGTTGCTTCTTTCTGTTCAAGCAATTCAGGTGAGAATATCTAATTATAGGCCTATTGCTGGGGCTTGTTTAGCGATACTGGATACATGCTTAT of the Punica granatum isolate Tunisia-2019 chromosome 6, ASM765513v2, whole genome shotgun sequence genome contains:
- the LOC116210704 gene encoding uncharacterized protein LOC116210704 isoform X3, producing MDDEVVQRVLQEGGRDYFQQQPSTSSSSSPSILQSLPLHVSFDHGYYLLVKSIQELREKKEGIVTVGIGGPSGSGKTSLAEKVASVIGCTVISMENYRVGVDEGNDLDSIDFNALVQNLEDLTSGKDISVPMFDFQQKRRIGSKIIKNASSSVVIVDGTYALHARLRSLLDIRVAVVGGVHFSLLSKVRYDIGDSCSLDYLIDSIFPLFRKHIEPDLHHAQIRINNSFVSSFREAIYKLKCRAEPPDIIESARAFQGSEAETDNFIEMYLRPPSASEEARINDWIKVRQTGIRYYLSLGDQRIVDKHFIIRPKAEFEVGRMTLGGLLALGYNVVVSYKRASTCFINGSLSLSHETIDSLSETFMVLRGTNRKAVGAEALRLGISGPWITKSYLEMILETKGVPRLNTPPPLSSISTSGNQERAIVAPKPIRVTPNLVTHLEDLSQPWTRSPTKSKMERVVETWKFVSSDPSPANKLALDSSSFRDTMKLAPMPDSYDLDRGLLLSVQAIQALLENKGVPVIVGIGGPSGSGKTSLAHKMANIVGCEVVSLECYYKSEQVKDFKYDDFGSIDLSLLSKNINDIRSGRRTKIPMFDLETGARSGFKELVVSEDCGVIIFEGVYALHPDIREALDIWIAVVGGVHSHLISRVQRDKSRVGCFVSQNEIMMTVFPMFQQYIEPHLVHAHLKIRNDFDPVLSPESSLFVLKSNKHVAYQDILKVLDTTKICSSVQNFTDVYLRLPGIPSNGHLQESDCIRVRICEGRFAVLIREPIREGNFIIQPKVDFDISSSTVAGLLNLGYQAVAYIEASAFIYQDGKILIEVDHLQDVPSPYLQIKGINKEAVAAAGSTLKLDGSYTTKSYLQIILETLPAKERNPDGIHARQAAKLQELVELIQSQQGSCSASEASPSREVTPLEGVIEDMQSRIKRLERWHTINTVLWTFLMSALIGYSLYQRKRQ
- the LOC116210704 gene encoding uncharacterized protein LOC116210704 isoform X1 translates to MDDEVVQRVLQEGGRDYFQQQPSTSSSSSPSILQSLPLHVSFDHGYYLLVKSIQELREKKEGIVTVGIGGPSGSGKTSLAEKVASVIGCTVISMENYRVGVDEGNDLDSIDFNALVQNLEDLTSGKDISVPMFDFQQKRRIGSKIIKNASSSVVIVDGTYALHARLRSLLDIRVAVVGGVHFSLLSKVRYDIGDSCSLDYLIDSIFPLFRKHIEPDLHHAQIRINNSFVSSFREAIYKLKCRAEPPDIIESARAFQGSEAETDNFIEMYLRPPSASEEARINDWIKVRQTGIRYYLSLGDQRIVDKHFIIRPKAEFEVGRMTLGGLLALGYNVVVSYKRASTCFINGSLSLSHETIDSLSETFMVLRGTNRKAVGAEALRLGISGPWITKSYLEMILETKGVPRLNTPPPLSSISTSGNQERAIVAPKPIRVTPNLVTHLEDLSQPWTRSPTKSKMERVVETWKFVSSDPSPANKLALATADSSSFRDTMKLAPMPDSYDLDRGLLLSVQAIQALLENKGVPVIVGIGGPSGSGKTSLAHKMANIVGCEVVSLECYYKSEQVKDFKYDDFGSIDLSLLSKNINDIRSGRRTKIPMFDLETGARSGFKELVVSEDCGVIIFEGVYALHPDIREALDIWIAVVGGVHSHLISRVQRDKSRVGCFVSQNEIMMTVFPMFQQYIEPHLVHAHLKIRNDFDPVLSPESSLFVLKSNKHVAYQDILKVLDTTKICSSVQNFTDVYLRLPGIPSNGHLQESDCIRVRICEGRFAVLIREPIREGNFIIQPKVDFDISSSTVAGLLNLGYQAVAYIEASAFIYQDGKILIEVDHLQDVPSPYLQIKGINKEAVAAAGSTLKLDGSYTTKSYLQIILETLPAKERNPDGIHARQAAKLQELVELIQSQQGSCSASEASPSREVTPLEGVIEDMQSRIKRLERWHTINTVLWTFLMSALIGYSLYQRKRQ
- the LOC116210704 gene encoding uncharacterized protein LOC116210704 isoform X2, which translates into the protein MDDEVVQRVLQEGGRDYFQQQPSTSSSSSPSILQSLPLHVSFDHGYYLLVKSIQELREKKEGIVTVGIGGPSGSGKTSLAEKVASVIGCTVISMENYRVGVDEGNDLDSIDFNALVQNLEDLTSGKDISVPMFDFQQKRRIGSKIIKNASSSVVIVDGTYALHARLRSLLDIRVAVVGGVHFSLLSKVRYDIGDSCSLDYLIDSIFPLFRKHIEPDLHHAQIRINNSFVSSFREAIYKLKCRAEPPDIIESARAFQGSEAETDNFIEMYLRPPSASEEARINDWIKVRQTGIRYYLSLGDQRIVDKHFIIRPKAEFEVGRMTLGGLLALGYNVVVSYKRASTCFINGSLSLSHETIDSLSETFMVLRGTNRKAVGAEALRLGISGPWITKSYLEMILETKGVPRLNTPPPLSSISTSGNQERAIVAPKPIRVTPNLVTHLEDLSQPWTRSPTKSKMERVVETWKFVSSDPSPANKLALATADSSSFRDTMKLAPMPDSYDLDRGLLLSVQAIQALLENKGVPVIVGIGGPSGSGKTSLAHKMANIVGCEVVSLECYYKSEQVKDFKYDDFGSIDLSLLSKNINDIRSGRRTKIPMFDLETGARSGFKELVVSEDCGVIIFEGVYALHPDIREALDIWIAVVGGVHSHLISRVQRDKSRVGCFVSQNEIMMTVFPMFQQYIEPHLVHAHLKIRNDFDPVLSPESSLFVLKSNKHVAYQDILKVLDTTKICSSVQNFTDVYLRLPGIPSNGHLQESDCIRVRICEGRFAVLIREPIREGNFIIQPKVDFDISSSTVAGLLNLGYQAVAYIEASAFIYQDGKILIEVDHLQDVPSPYLQIKGINKEAVAAAGSTLKLDGSYTTKSYLQIILETLPAKERNPDGIHARQAAKLQELVELIQSQGSCSASEASPSREVTPLEGVIEDMQSRIKRLERWHTINTVLWTFLMSALIGYSLYQRKRQ